In Treponema denticola, one genomic interval encodes:
- a CDS encoding 5-formyltetrahydrofolate cyclo-ligase has protein sequence MLNEKKAEIRRLIKDYFKDAKTISKIKQEEELQNSKDYCKLFLNKIPAYVASKTIFAYNPISGEFPTLGLLRQAEEDKKTIALPLVQGKDLLFKKIEFKNGKIEPLELGVYGIMEPAKNALTLFPQEEKDKDICTLEFPLLILVPGRAFSKNGERMGRGGGFYDRFFEKLFKSIKKEEVYLAGLCFSGQILDSIPMGEFDQPVDLVVTEADVYFKQSK, from the coding sequence ATGCTTAACGAAAAAAAAGCGGAAATCCGCAGACTTATAAAAGATTACTTTAAAGATGCTAAAACTATAAGCAAAATAAAACAAGAAGAAGAATTACAAAATTCAAAAGATTATTGTAAGCTGTTTTTAAACAAAATCCCTGCTTACGTTGCTTCTAAAACAATTTTTGCTTATAACCCGATAAGCGGGGAATTTCCTACTTTAGGGCTTTTAAGGCAAGCAGAGGAAGATAAAAAGACTATAGCCCTTCCCCTTGTACAAGGAAAGGATCTCCTCTTTAAGAAAATTGAATTTAAAAACGGAAAAATAGAACCTCTGGAACTCGGAGTATATGGAATAATGGAGCCTGCAAAAAATGCTTTAACCCTATTTCCGCAAGAAGAAAAAGATAAAGACATATGTACCTTAGAGTTTCCTCTTTTAATTTTAGTCCCCGGAAGGGCATTTTCAAAAAACGGAGAAAGAATGGGCCGAGGAGGAGGTTTTTATGATCGGTTCTTTGAAAAGCTTTTTAAAAGCATAAAAAAGGAAGAAGTCTACCTTGCGGGTCTTTGTTTTTCGGGGCAAATTTTAGACTCAATCCCAATGGGAGAATTTGACCAACCTGTAGACCTTGTCGTAACGGAAGCGGATGTTTACTTTAAGCAGAGCAAATAG
- a CDS encoding tetratricopeptide repeat protein translates to MKITKQILIYFGFFIVFMLFFSCKTTEEAVKEPAIEQTKKSPREEFTDKITKLLNNQDFEGIIKLIDESDSEITDDFKIQYLKLSILTSMGKAKEAESFAEELSKTYPNNTDILYAQVMLAQAENNLKKRDQYLKKILAINPKDSRALTAQGMDFYSVKKYNDARRKFIEAYKADPKCTEALIGLGRINYLENKLDQAESNLTAALELEPDNSIALAELARVKSETNRMYEALKDVKRAAEIEPANTSHWMDIGSYNSTIGRKEEARKAYSKIIELTPDSYIAYIYRAGLNDELGYKEEALKDYITVCNLYPPYYFALEGAGILFWEKGDWVNAGTAFLKALNKAPASYQYALLYTISLYKQNKNQDAKKFMQNYIKTINRTEKENEYFLCRLFIDFAGDSELLNKVSAEKDLVKKGRMFFYLGEFYSITKKHSLADKCYLELLSIENPAFFEYRLAKKAMKIT, encoded by the coding sequence ATGAAAATAACCAAACAAATTCTAATCTATTTTGGCTTTTTTATTGTATTTATGCTATTTTTTTCGTGTAAAACAACTGAAGAGGCTGTTAAAGAACCTGCAATTGAACAAACAAAAAAAAGCCCACGGGAAGAATTTACCGATAAGATTACAAAACTCTTAAACAATCAAGATTTTGAGGGTATTATAAAACTGATAGATGAATCGGATTCGGAGATAACCGATGATTTTAAAATACAATATTTAAAGCTGTCCATCCTTACTTCGATGGGAAAAGCAAAAGAAGCGGAGAGTTTTGCCGAAGAACTAAGCAAAACTTACCCTAATAATACCGACATCCTTTATGCTCAAGTTATGCTTGCCCAAGCTGAAAACAATCTTAAAAAGAGAGATCAATATTTAAAAAAAATATTGGCCATAAATCCTAAAGATTCGAGAGCTTTAACAGCACAGGGAATGGATTTTTACTCGGTTAAAAAATATAACGATGCAAGAAGAAAATTTATAGAGGCCTACAAAGCAGATCCGAAATGTACTGAGGCTCTTATAGGTCTAGGCCGTATAAATTACCTTGAAAATAAACTTGATCAGGCTGAATCGAATTTAACGGCAGCATTGGAGCTTGAACCGGATAACAGCATTGCCCTCGCAGAGCTTGCACGGGTAAAATCCGAAACAAACAGGATGTATGAGGCTTTAAAAGATGTAAAAAGGGCAGCAGAAATTGAACCGGCCAATACGAGCCATTGGATGGATATAGGCTCATACAATTCTACAATAGGCCGAAAAGAAGAAGCAAGAAAAGCTTACTCTAAGATAATAGAGCTTACCCCGGACTCCTACATAGCCTATATTTACCGAGCCGGATTAAATGACGAGTTAGGTTATAAAGAAGAAGCCCTAAAGGACTATATAACCGTGTGCAATCTTTATCCGCCCTATTACTTTGCTCTGGAAGGAGCCGGAATCTTGTTCTGGGAAAAAGGAGACTGGGTAAATGCAGGCACGGCGTTTTTAAAAGCCTTAAATAAGGCTCCGGCTTCTTATCAATATGCCCTTTTATATACAATAAGCCTATATAAACAAAACAAAAATCAGGATGCAAAAAAATTTATGCAAAACTATATAAAAACCATAAACCGGACAGAAAAAGAAAACGAATACTTTTTATGCCGTCTCTTTATAGATTTTGCAGGAGACAGCGAGCTATTAAATAAAGTATCGGCAGAAAAAGATCTTGTAAAAAAGGGAAGAATGTTTTTTTATCTTGGAGAATTCTATTCAATAACAAAAAAACATAGCCTTGCCGATAAATGTTATCTTGAGCTGCTTTCGATTGAAAATCCGGCATTTTTCGAATATCGGCTTGCAAAAAAAGCTATGAAAATAACCTAA